A section of the Kluyveromyces lactis strain NRRL Y-1140 chromosome F complete sequence genome encodes:
- a CDS encoding uncharacterized protein (similar to uniprot|P38239 Saccharomyces cerevisiae YBR062C Hypothetical ORF), producing the protein MSTPEQALRSLLRSAYLSNEPVSVDSIAALQELLGSTLEFDQDDQQKGMSETYIDSLPRVPNSKLKAEDTCAICQCNFLDDPYPLVAKVPRCNHKFDLECLSIWLQNNHTCPMCRDDLRSKKVEIDTSQCELEEDFNMYG; encoded by the coding sequence ATGTCAACTCCAGAGCAGGCGTTACGGAGTTTGTTGAGAAGTGCttatctttcaaatgaaCCGGTTTCCGTTGATAGTATAGCAGCACTACAAGAATTGCTTGGTTCAACTCTTGAATTTGATCAAGACGATCAGCAGAAAGGAATGTCTGAAACTTATATAGACTCACTGCCCAGGGTGCCCAATAGTAAGTTAAAGGCAGAAGACACATGTGCGATATGCCAGTGCAATTTCCTCGACGACCCATATCCTTTAGTGGCAAAAGTTCCTCGCTGTAACCATAAGTTTGATCTAGAGTGCCTATCTATATGGCTACAGAACAACCATACATGTCCCATGTGCAGAGATGATCTCAGGTCAAAGAAAGTCGAAATTGACACATCTCAATGTGAACTTGAGGAGGATTTCAATATGTACGGATAA
- the TRM7 gene encoding tRNA methyltransferase TRM7 (similar to uniprot|P38238 Saccharomyces cerevisiae YBR061C TRM7 2'-O-ribose methyltransferase methylates the 2'-O-ribose of nucleotides at positions 32 and 34 of the tRNA anticodon loop), with product MGKSSKDKRDLYYRKAKEQGYRARSAFKLLQLDDDFHFLQQAVRVVDLCAAPGSWSQVLSRRLFPQSSDNSDRKIVAVDLQPMSPIDNVITLQADITHPKTLQTITELFEGKKADFICSDGAPDVTGLHDLDEYVQQQLILSALQLSTCLLRKGGNFVAKIFRGRDIDMLYSQLGYLFEKVICAKPRSSRGTSLESFIVCLGYNPPANWEPKLDVNSSVEDFFQGCDIGKLRLEDKCPNYHEEPRSIATFIACGGLSSFDSDATYHVDTSTPALDPVQSPTNPPYKKALELKRRGKMTRAI from the coding sequence atGGGGAAGAGTAGTAAAGATAAACGTGATCTGTACTACAGAAAGGCTAAGGAACAAGGATACCGTGCGAGATCCGCTTTCAAGTTATTACAGTTAGACGACGactttcattttttgcAGCAGGCTGTACGAGTGGTGGACCTTTGCGCTGCTCCGGGATCTTGGTCTCAGGTCTTGTCTAGAAGACTATTTCCTCAGAGTTCAGATAATTCAGATAGAAAGATTGTTGCAGTTGATTTGCAGCCCATGTCACCGATCGATAATGTAATCACATTACAGGCGGATATTACACATCCTAAAACTCTACAAACCATAACCGAGCTTTTTGAGGGTAAGAAAGCTGATTTTATTTGTAGCGATGGTGCGCCAGATGTCACCGGTTTACACGATTTAGACGAGTATGTTCAACAGCAGTTAATTTTAAGCGCATTACAGCTATCTACCTGTTTGTTAAGAAAAGGTGGAAATTTTGTTGCCAAAATATTTAGAGGAAGAGATATAGACATGTTGTATTCTCAGCTTGGATATCTTTTTGAGAAAGTTATTTGCGCTAAAccaagatcttcaagaGGAACATCATTAGAATCATTTATCGTCTGCCTTGGTTACAATCCACCAGCAAACTGGGAACCAAAATTAGATGTAAATTCTTCAGTAGAAGACTTCTTCCAGGGATGCGATATCGGTAAACTCAGGCTTGAAGATAAATGTCCCAACTATCATGAAGAACCAAGGTCCATCGCCACTTTCATTGCATGCGGTGGCCTTTCATCTTTTGACAGCGATGCTACTTATCATGTTGACACTTCGACTCCAGCACTTGATCCTGTACAGTCTCCTACCAACCCACCCTATAAAAAAGCTCTCGAGCTGAAGCGTAGAGGTAAAATGACTCGCGCAATATAG
- the RSM10 gene encoding mitochondrial 37S ribosomal protein uS10m (similar to uniprot|Q03201 Saccharomyces cerevisiae YDR041W RSM10 Mitochondrial ribosomal protein of the small subunit, has similarity to E. coli S10 ribosomal protein; essential for viability, unlike most other mitoribosomal proteins) codes for MNMFRQAVRSFVRYQSTTSLNPKILPFNAKETPIPKCVEAVYHAPLKIEPTHRDLIADIQLRSYDNENLDFFSSFVLRAGYYLGIPMKGPKPLPTKRKRWTVIRAPFVMAKSKENFERHTHARLIRLYDCNTELVETLLSYISKHGISGVGIKCNLYQREPIDLDSKKDGPELENIDISSQLQGLDDVVGAKVVELLNNPEFKKHLQ; via the coding sequence ATGAACATGTTCAGGCAGGCTGTACGTAGTTTCGTGAGGTACCAATCAACTACATCATTAAATCCTAAAATTCTTCCATTCAATGCCAAGGAGACTCCAATCCCAAAATGTGTGGAAGCTGTGTACCATGCACCATTGAAGATCGAACCAACACACCGTGATTTGATAGCTGATATCCAATTACGTTCatatgataatgaaaatcTAGACTTTTTCTCCAGTTTTGTTCTAAGAGCTGGTTATTATTTAGGAATTCCAATGAAAGGGCCAAAACCACTAccaacaaagagaaaacgTTGGACTGTTATCAGAGCTCCATTCGTGATGGCTAAGTCGAAGGAGAACTTTGAAAGACATACACATGCTAGGTTAATCCGTCTATACGATTGTAACACCGAATTGGTAGAAACTTTATTATCATATATTTCCAAGCACGGTATCAGTGGTGTTGGTATCAAATGTAACTTATATCAAAGAGAACCTATAGATTTGGACAGTAAAAAAGACGGCCCGGAGTTGGAGAATATTGATATCTCGTCCCAACTTCAAGGTCTGGATGACGTTGTTGGTGCTAAGGTTGTTGAATTATTGAACAATCCAGAATTCAAAAAACATTTGCAATAA
- the HEM13 gene encoding coproporphyrinogen oxidase (uniprot|Q70W35 Kluyveromyces lactis putative coproporphyrinogen oxidase) — translation MRREALDLYCPFLSNQAESLIKLYIQYTCLVKQTETQRPVHLNTHSKYYHCAMTDSQVPIRERMEALVRRKQQEITKGLETLDTVKFQADSWDRGNNGGGGVSMVLQNGTTFEKGGVNVSVVHGNLSPPAIKAMKADHKNLHLPIDPATGEPDATGVKFFACGLSMVIHPINPHAPTTHLNYRYFETWNADGTPQAWWFGGGADLTPSYLYEEDAKLFHQLHKDALDKTDVALYPKYKKWCDEYFYIKHREETRGIGGIFFDDVDDRDPNEILQMVENCFDAFLPSYLEIIKRRKDMPYTEEERQWQQIRRGRYVEFNLVLDRGTQFGLRTPGSRVESILMSLPVTASWLYDHHPEVDSREDKLLQVLKNPVEWV, via the coding sequence ATGAGAAGAGAAGCATTGGATCTATACTGCCCTTTTCTCTCCAATCAAGCAGAATCATTGATAAAACTTTACATCCAGTATACTTGTCTGGTAAAGCAAACAGAAACTCAACGACCGGTTCATCTTAACACACATTCtaaatattatcattgtGCGATGACAGATTCACAAGTGCCAATTAGAGAGAGAATGGAGGCCTTAGTGCGCCGGAAACAGCAAGAAATTACCAAGGGTCTGGAAACTTTGGATACTGTAAAGTTTCAAGCCGATTCTTGGGATCGTGGCAACAACGGTGGTGGCGGTGTCTCGATGGTGTTGCAGAATGGTACTACGTTTGAGAAAGGTGGTGTTAATGTCAGTGTGGTTCATGGGAACTTGAGTCCACCTGCTATCAAGGCTATGAAAGCGGACCACAAAAATTTGCATCTGCCTATTGATCCTGCAACTGGTGAACCAGATGCAACAGGAGTAAAATTCTTCGCCTGTGGTCTCTCTATGGTTATTCATCCAATTAATCCACATGCGCCAACCACCCATTTGAATTATAGGTATTTCGAAACCTGGAATGCGGACGGTACACCACAAGCTTGGTGGTTCGGTGGTGGTGCTGATTTAACTCCTTCTTATTTGTACGAGGAAGACGCTAAATTGTTCCATCAATTGCACAAGGATGCTTTGGACAAAACGGACGTTGCCTTGTACCCAAAATACAAGAAATGGTGCGATGAGTATTTCTATATCAAACACAGAGAAGAAACCAGAGGTATCGGTggtattttctttgatgatgtCGATGATCGTGATCCAAACGAAATCTTGCAAATGGTTGAAAACTGTTTTGATGCCTTCTTGCCATCTTACCtcgaaatcatcaaaagaagaaaggaTATGCCTTAcactgaagaagaaagacaaTGGCAACAAATTAGACGTGGCAGATACGTTGAATTCAACCTAGTCCTTGACAGAGGTACTCAATTCGGTTTAAGAACTCCAGGATCCCGTGTCGAAAGTATTTTGATGTCTTTGCCTGTGACTGCTTCGTGGTTGTATGACCATCATCCTGAAGTAGACTCTAGAGAAGATAAATTACTCCAAGTATTGAAGAACCCTGTTGAATGGGTTTGA
- a CDS encoding uncharacterized protein (some similarities with uniprot|Q03125 Saccharomyces cerevisiae YDR043C NRG1 Transcriptional repressor that recruits the Cyc8p-Tup1p complex to promoters): MSVVEQKMPLTSGIAWGSSSNSCNNSATDNIHANINFNGNLNNVTNSNIVHDQYGAPVHQSYSIVASTIGQNTSRPVLPPLHMAIHSPYGVPPMMGATHSSSSTASSLSISSMATGSSPLLPLVLPPPTASAELQAKRSLDRFLFTGPDHNQVQTQTQIHNPSQGHYFIGSEPLLPPTHQQKPSFSSSTSSLSNGDDVKVETLDSGKNNVISNNDIPRSNIAGSMNSSTSTSPSSSSYSTPIASKSKRSSRQDRKPKASQQHKISNTGKQSNTKDLPLAERRKYICKICSRGFTTSGHLARHNRIHTGEKRHQCQFPGCNQRFSRHDNYIQHYRTHFKNNPMPEEQQPSINTRSLIP; this comes from the coding sequence ATGTCTGTTGTCGAACAAAAAATGCCACTAACGAGTGGAATTGCATGGGGTTCCAGCAGTAATAGCTGTAATAACTCCGCTACTGATAATATCCACGctaatatcaatttcaatggtAACTTGAACAATGTAACTAATTCCAACATCGTTCATGATCAATACGGAGCACCGGTACATCAAAGCTATAGCATAGTGGCTTCCACAATTGGCCAAAATACTTCGAGGCCGGTTCTACCACCTCTGCATATGGCTATCCATAGCCCTTATGGGGTTCCTCCTATGATGGGGGCTACACactcttcatcatctacTGCATCATCACTATCTATTTCTTCTATGGCGACAGGATCGTCACCCTTGTTACCATTAGTTCTTCCACCTCCTACAGCATCAGCCGAACTACAAGCCAAAAGATCATTAGATAGGTTCTTATTCACAGGACCAGACCATAATCAAGTTCAAACCCAGACTCAAATTCATAACCCAAGTCAAGGTCATTACTTCATTGGTTCTGAACCTTTACTCCCTCCCACTCATCAACAAAAGCCCAGTTTCTCGAGCTCGACTTCTTCGCTTTCCAATGGTGATGATGTAAAAGTAGAGACATTGGATTCGGGGAAAAATAACGTAATCTCCAATAATGACATTCCACGCTCCAACATTGCTGGCTCAATGAACTCTTCCACATCAACCTcgccttcttcttcttcgtatTCTACTCCAATTGCTTCGAAAAGTAAAAGGTCTAGTCGGCAAGACCGTAAACCAAAGGCAAGTCAACAGCATAAAATCTCCAACACAGGTAAACAGTCGAACACTAAAGACTTGCCATTAGCTGAAAGGAGAAAATACATCTGTAAGATTTGCTCCAGAGGGTTCACTACATCAGGTCACCTTGCCCGTCACAACAGAATTCATACCGGAGAGAAGCGTCATCAATGTCAGTTCCCCGGTTGTAATCAACGATTCTCAAGGCACGATAATTATATACAACATTACAGAACccatttcaagaataacCCAATGCCCGAGGAACAACAGCCTTCAATAAATACGCGGAGCTTGATACCATGA
- the ECM2 gene encoding Pre-mRNA-splicing factor ECM2 (weakly similar to uniprot|P38241 Saccharomyces cerevisiae YBR065C ECM2 Pre-mRNA splicing factor facilitates the cooperative formation of U2/U6 helix II in association with stem II in the spliceosome function may be regulated by Slu7p): MSQDTGELKICERCLPLGENTPTLIRYPNGRECKFCTFPFDSYSYTINHTTFHTICCPKCATKNLICQVCLNDFEHGIPMHLRNSMKQLLNENADSVIPKNDMMKRFIGLSSKQVAPLNIDKLKQAESIRKWRVRELPFNSNVNDTKDTFFLYNIDPNLTESQIVSQLIVATNNNLERENTSLKLNSKLRIATLTFKQDPDLWTQKLISILPKFKVGPTVEKCYLLMKGNRIHITSCLSDDFDVNNVNSEPEWDRLVQKIITKDAKIIGTEPGKKKGKPKSGSKSDLHTKSKSSRRRHTLDL, from the coding sequence ATGAGTCAGGATACTGGGGAGTTGAAGATTTGCGAACGGTGTTTGCCATTAGGGGAAAACACCCCAACTTTGATAAGATACCCCAATGGTAGAGAATGTAAGTTTTGTACCTTCCCATTCGATTCATACTCGTACACAATAAACCACACAACTTTTCATACCATATGCTGTCCTAAATGTGCTACGAAGAATCTGATATGTCAAGTTTGTTTGAACGACTTCGAACATGGAATACCGATGCATTTAAGGAATTCGATGAAACAATTGTTGAACGAGAATGCGGATTCAGTGATTCCGAAGAATGATATGATGAAAAGGTTCATTGGACTAAGCTCAAAACAAGTAGCACCGTTGAATATagataaattgaaacaagcaGAATCCATTCGGAAGTGGAGAGTTCGAGAACTGCCGTTTAACTCCAATGTCAACGATACCAAGGATACATTTTTCCTATACAATATAGACCCTAATCTGACAGAGTCTCAGATTGTTTCCCAGCTAATAGTCGCtactaataataatttGGAGCGTGAGAATAcgtcattgaaattgaattcGAAACTTAGGATCGCAACTTTAACATTCAAACAAGATCCGGATTTGTGGACACAAAAATTAATATCGATACTACCAAAGTTTAAAGTGGGACCCACCGTGGAGAAATGTTACCTTCTGATGAAAGGAAATAGAATCCATATAACATCTTGTCTATCAGATGATTTTGATGTCAATAATGTGAACTCAGAACCAGAATGGGATCGTTTGGTACAGAAAATTATTACAAAAGATGCCAAAATAATAGGTACGGAACCTGGTAAGAAAAAGGGCAAACCAAAATCGGGATCTAAATCCGATTTACATACTAAGTCTAAGTCTTCACGTCGCAGACACACACTGGATTTGTGA
- the ORC2 gene encoding origin recognition complex subunit 2 (similar to uniprot|P32833 YBR060C Saccharomyces cerevisiae ORC2 Subunit of the origin recognition complex) gives MTKKECSDNEEEEEDIDIVNHQDIFISPSKVRYQSPKKLKSFDFLSPSKTVRPKSPKRSLTLESVSIETEYKDEESRKHSSTDTATPRRRQRKTTKRVKLEEDDAIDYVSDTNELIHNDDEYEDLKIKIDSNESSPNKSPRRKLTFNAEPSPQRKTTRNTVQRNKIIDDDLAYDDIQQYKHLKLNLNPNFKPTKLPKSDNNDQTSDEQSQIYFFDGFEGFIDQTKILKTDKRSKNSMSSAPSISRDEYNILSQLSNDIFHRSSTKAVQKIHETLFQQFTFELLQGFTLLFYGIGSKKKFLESFAFNFLSMKIALLQNPDIQKDDPCIPVFVMNGYTTLSKNIFLDIFKILVEGETIDDQGQSNYWDNRIDLQMDRLSKYFKKRPPTVKMILLIHNLDGPSFRREHFQTRMSILAQIKQICVVASVDHIQAPFLWDHFRAQSFNFVYHDITNFEPYIVETVQTDNAIDFSKDSGTLFNANGAKYVLESLTDNSKRMYKILLQLLMGQINAKNESKPRAKSSSLNKITPGIEFSELFKTCTEQFVVSSEMGLRTILSEFIDHKMAVNTKNKMGKEIINVKYSYGDMEKMITEIDSMLQ, from the coding sequence ATGACGAAGAAAGAGTGCAGTGATaatgaggaagaagaagaagacatTGATATTGTAAATCACCAAGACATTTTCATATCACCTTCCAAAGTAAGATATCAGTCACCGAAGAAACTTaaaagttttgattttctttcgCCTTCCAAAACGGTACGACCTAAGTCACCCAAACGATCGCTCACATTAGAGTCTGTTAGCATTGAGACTGAAtataaagatgaagagagTAGGAAGCACTCATCGACAGATACTGCAACTCCCAGGCGAAGGCAAAGGAAAACAACCAAGAGGGTGAAGTTGGAGGAAGATGATGCCATTGACTATGTGTCAGATACTAATGAATTGATACACAATGACGACGAATACGAGGATCTAAAAATTAAAATAGATTCTAATGAAAGCTCACCTAATAAGTCGCCTAGGAGAAAACTTACATTTAATGCAGAACCATCACCCCAAAGAAAGACTACCAGAAATACAGTTCAAAGGAATAAAATTATAGACGATGATCTTGCATACGACGATATCCAGCAGTATAAGCATCTGAAATTGAACTTGAACCCTAATTTCAAACCGACTAAGTTGCCAAAGAGCGATAATAATGACCAAACATCTGATGAACAATCTCAAATATATTTTTTCGATGGTTTCGAAGGTTTCATAGATCAGACCAAGATCCTAAAAACTGATAAAAGATCCAAGAACTCGATGTCCTCGGCACCAAGTATTTCCAGAGATGAATATAACATTCTTTCTCAACTTTCCAATGATATATTCCATCGTTCATCGACAAAGGCAGTACAAAAAATACATGAAACACTCTTTCAGCAGTTTACTTTCGAGTTACTGCAGGGATTTACGTTATTATTCTATGGTATCGgatcgaagaagaaattccTCGAATCATTTGCATTCAACTTTCTTTCTATGAAGATCGCCTTGTTGCAAAACCCGgatattcaaaaagatgatcCATGTATACCGGTTTTTGTAATGAACGGGTACACCACTCTCTCTAAGAACATCTTTTTGgatatattcaaaatcttAGTAGAGGGCGAGACTATTGATGATCAAGGTCAATCAAATTATTGGGATAATCGAATTGACTTGCAAATGGACAGgctttcaaaatatttcaagaaaagacCTCCTACGGTGAAGatgattcttttgataCATAACTTGGACGGTCCGTCATTCCGGAGAGAACATTTTCAAACCAGAATGAGTATTCTTGCacaaatcaaacaaatctGTGTCGTAGCAAGTGTCGACCATATACAAGCTCCTTTCCTTTGGGATCATTTCAGAGCTCAATCATTCAACTTTGTTTACCACGATATCACAAATTTTGAGCCGTACATCGTAGAAACAGTACAAACCGATAATGCTATCGACttttccaaagattcaGGTACCTTGTTTAATGCGAACGGTGCTAAATACGTACTAGAATCCCTGACGGACAATTCTAAAAGAATGTacaaaattcttcttcaacttctaATGGGACAGATTAATGCCAAGAACGAGTCAAAGCCTCGTGCAAAATCTAGTTCCTTAAACAAAATCACACCTGGGATTGAGTTCTCTGAACTTTTTAAAACATGCACCGAACAGTTCGTAGTCTCGAGCGAAATGGGTCTTCGAACCATCCTATCAGAGTTCATTGATCATAAGATGGCTGTCAATACGAAAAATAAAATGGGTAAAGAGATCATAAATGTTAAATATAGCTATGGAGACATGGAAAAAATGATAACTGAGATAGATTCCATGCTGCAATAA
- a CDS encoding uncharacterized protein (no similarity), with product MNSLGVLFYSFLFAFNQLYEMVLWPMFSAELIGSPTYAYEDVDSFQMHVLDSPTQMPQEAVQKSGFNVRFLSIALIFVIILQLVKATSLSIGYIKENATCALGNAQVITGADADFIETDLVEDISNYYPSMSIRFNGSSTGTQTILNKPADVLIWDRRMFNPL from the coding sequence ATGAATTCACTTGGAGTTTTGTTTTACTCTTTTCTATTCGCATTTAATCAATTGTACGAAATGGTTCTTTGGCCAATGTTCTCAGCTGAGCTCATTGGCAGTCCCACATATGCGTACGAAGATGTAGACAGTTTCCAAATGCATGTTCTAGACTCGCCGACTCAGATGCCACAAGAAGCAGTCCAAAAATCTGGTTTTAATGTACGTTTCCTATCCATTGCTTTGATATTCGTTATTATTCTACAACTTGTGAAAGCAACATCTCTCAGCATAGGCtatataaaagaaaatgctACTTGTGCACTGGGTAATGCTCAGGTTATTACAGGAGCAGATGCTGACTTCATCGAAACAGATTTGGTAGAAGACATTTCCAATTATTATCCTTCGATGTCAATTAGATTCAATGGAAGCTCTACAGGAACACAAaccattttgaacaaaCCTGCTGATGTCCTAATATGGGACAGAAGGATGTTTAACCCATTATGA
- the RPC11 gene encoding DNA-directed RNA polymerase III core subunit RPC11 (highly similar to uniprot|Q04307 YDR045C Saccharomyces cerevisiae RPC11 RNA polymerase III subunit C11), with product MLSFCPLCNNMLLVSKADSGLYKLACGSCPYQFLIDGIEVYDRKNLPRKEVDDVLGGEGAWDNVDQTAAQCPNHDQCAGERAYFFQLQIRSADEPMTTFYKCVNCGHKWREN from the coding sequence ATGCTTTCGTTTTGCCCATTATGCAATAACATGTTGTTGGTATCAAAAGCTGATTCAGGTCTGTATAAACTAGCATGCGGATCATGCCCATACCAGTTTTTAATTGATGGGATAGAGGTATACGATAGAAAGAACCTCCCTAGgaaagaagttgatgatGTCTTAGGTGGAGAAGGTGCATGGGATAATGTTGACCAGACAGCAGCACAATGTCCGAACCATGACCAATGTGCGGGTGAAAGAGCTTACTTCTTCCAGTTGCAAATCAGATCTGCAGATGAACCTATGACAACTTTCTACAAATGTGTTAACTGTGGTCATAAATGGAGAGAGAACTAG
- the KRS1 gene encoding lysine--tRNA ligase KRS1 (highly similar to uniprot|P15180 Saccharomyces cerevisiae YDR037W KRS1 Lysyl-tRNA synthetase also identified as a negative regulator of general control of amino acid biosynthesis), translating to MSQPHEVAAATEAVANMHLDELTGEMVSKSELKKRIKQRQVEAKKAAKKATAKPTPEPKKKANTDAFADLDPSQYFEARSRQINELRKTHSPNPYPHKFQVSVTLPEFLSKYANLKRGETLPEEKVSIAGRIHAKRESGSKLKFYVLHGDGVEVQVMSQLQDYHTESSYEDDHSLIKRGDIVGVEGYVGRTSPKKGGEGEISVFVSRIQLLTPCLHMLPTDHFGFKDQELRYRKRYLDLIMNKDARNRFITRSKIISYVRKFLDTRNFIEVETPMMNVIAGGATAKPFVTHHNDLDMDMYMRIAPELFLKELVVGGMDRVYEIGRQFRNEGIDMTHNPEFTTCEFYQAYADVYDLMDMTEIMISEMVKEITGSYVIKYHPDPNDETKELELNFTRPWKRINMIEELENRFHVTFPAGDQLHTAETGEFLKKVLKDNKMDCAPPLTNARMLDKLVGELEDTCINPTFIFGHPQMMSPLAKYSRDQPGLCERFEVFVATKEICNAYTELNDPFDQRARFEEQANQKAQGDDEAQLVDETFCNALEYGLPPTGGWGCGIDRLAMFLADSNTIREVLLFPTLKPEVVKEEKN from the coding sequence ATGTCTCAACCTCACGAAGTTGCTGCTGCCACTGAGGCCGTCGCAAATATGCATTTGGACGAACTTACTGGTGAAATGGTCTCCAAGTCCGAATTAAAGAAGCGTATTAAGCAAAGACAAGTCGAAGCTAAGAAGGCTGCCAAGAAGGCCACTGCTAAACCAACTCCTGagccaaagaagaaagcaaATACCGATGCTTTTGCTGATTTGGATCCATCTCAATACTTCGAAGCTAGATCTAGACAAATTAACGAATTGAGGAAGACTCACAGTCCTAACCCATATCCACACAAGTTCCAAGTTTCTGTTACTTTGCCAGAATTTTTGTCCAAATATGCCAACTTGAAGCGTGGTGAAACTTTACCAGAGGAAAAGGTTTCTATTGCTGGTAGAATCCATGCCAAGAGAGAATCTGGTTCCAAATTGAAGTTCTACGTTCTGCATGGTGATGGTGTCGAAGTCCAAGTTATGTCTCAATTACAGGACTACCACACCGAATCTTCATATGAAGATGACCATAGTCTAATCAAGAGAGGTGATATCGTTGGTGTCGAAGGTTATGTTGGTAGAACTTCTCCAAAGAAAGGTGGTGAAGGTGAAATTTCTGTCTTTGTTTCCCGTATTCAACTTTTGACCCCATGTTTGCACATGTTGCCAACCGATCACTTTGGTTTCAAGGACCAGGAATTGAGATACAGAAAGAGATACTTAGACTTGATTATGAATAAGGATGCCAGAAACCGCTTCATTACTCGTTCTAAGATCATTAGTTACGTTAGAAAGTTCTTGGATACCAGAAACTTTATCGAAGTGGAAACCCCAATGATGAACGTTATTGCTGGTGGTGCCACTGCAAAGCCATTTGTTACTCATCATAATGATCTAGACATGGATATGTACATGAGAATTGCCCCAgaattgttcttgaaggaattaGTTGTCGGTGGTATGGATAGAGTTTACGAAATTGGTAGACAATTCAGAAACGAAGGTATTGATATGACCCACAACCCGGAATTTACCACTTGTGAATTCTATCAAGCTTACGCTGATGTATATGACTTGATGGATATGACAGAAATTATGATCTCCGAAATGGTTAAGGAAATCACTGGTTCGTACGTCATCAAGTATCACCCAGATCCAAATGATGAAACTAAGGAACTAGAATTGAACTTCACTAGACCTTGGAAGAGAATTAATATgattgaagaattagaaaATAGATTCCATGTCACATTCCCAGCCGGTGACCAACTGCACACTGCTGAAACTGGtgaattcttgaagaaggtcTTGAAGGATAACAAGATGGACTGTGCTCCACCATTGACCAATGCTAGAATGTTGGACAAGTTGGTTGGAGAACTAGAAGACACTTGTATCAATCCAACCTTCATCTTTGGCCACCCACAAATGATGTCTCCATTGGCTAAATACTCCAGAGATCAACCGGGCCTATGTGAGagatttgaagttttcgTTGCCACAAAGGAAATCTGTAACGCTTACACTGAATTGAACGATCCATTCGACCAAAGAGCTCGTTTCGAAGAACAAGCCAACCAAAAGGCCCAAGGTGATGACGAAGCACAACTTGTTGATGAAACTTTCTGCAATGCATTGGAATACGGTTTACCACCAACTGGTGGTTGGGGTTGTGGTATTGATAGATTGGCCATGTTCTTGGCTGATTCTAACACCATCAGAGAAGTCTTGCTATTCCCAACTTTGAAACCGGAAGTCGtcaaggaagaaaagaattag